The stretch of DNA AAGATCCTCGAAAAGGAGATTCAGACTGGTGAGCACGAAAAGGTCCAGGGCGGCTACGGCAAGTACCAAGGCACCTGGATAAAATTCGAGCGTGGCGTTGAAGTATGCCGCCAATACGGCGTCGAAGAGATGCTTCGGCCGCTCTTGACGTACGACATgggccaagacggcggcgtcgctggcagGGGAGACTTCAACACGCCCACCAAGGAGCAAGCCATGGCTGCGCAGAGAAAGCGTCTCTACAACTCCAGTGTCGATGGCAGACCCAATGGCCTGTCAGGCACCTTTTTCAAGAACATCTCCAGCACCGCGAGCCACGCTGTCGCCGCTATTAGCAAGGCACGATTCGACTCGCCTGGTCCTAGGAGCCGCAACGGGCCGACCCGAGCACCCAGCTTCAGCCGGCAGCCTTCTATGCAGAATGGAGATGAATTCCCTGGCAACTCCCAGCAGAGCTACGCCTCCGACTATGGGCAGGGGGTGGACTCGGCCTACTCGACCCAGCAGCAGAACAACGAAAACGGCGCGGCACCCGACAACGAGCCCCCGCGAAAGCGACAACgagtgacgatgacgccggccgATATGTTTGGAGGCAGTTATAACCAGAATGTGGAAGCGTACGCCGCGACATTTCCCGGCTCGCCCACAGAACCCAATGAGTCTTTCATTTACACGCAGAGCGCCGTGCATGACCGAACCCCGAACGAAGACGGCAATggctctctccctcccctcccctaCGAGATGTCTCCCGATATCGAGACGAAACGCAGCATGCTCATGGGCCTCTTCATGGACTCCTCGGCATCTGACACCTCCAAGCACGACATGCTCCAGACCTTTACGCCGCACGAGCTCGACATGCCCATCGACCCTCAAAGCCACACCGCCCTCCACTGGGCGGCAACTCTTGCCCGCATGCCTCTCCTGCGCGCGCTCATAGCGGCTGGGGCATCTCCGTATCGTGTGAACGCTTCTGGTGAAACGGCGCTCATGCGTGCTTGCCTGGTCACCAACTCCATGGACCACGGCTCCTTTCCGGACTTGCTCGAGGTTCTGGGGAGCACGATTGAGGCTCGCGATCACAAGGGTAGGACCGTGCTCCATCACATTGCAGTCACCAGCGCAGTCAAGGGACGCAACGCGGCCAGTCGCTACTACCTTGAGAGCCTTCTTGAGTGGGTTGTCCGGCAGGGTAGCGTTCCCAGCAGTCAGAACCCACAAGCCAACGGCAATCCACCGAGCAGCTCGCAGTCTGCGGCGCCGAAAATGGGCATTGCGCGGTTCATGACCGAGATTGTCAACGCCCAGGACAGCTCGGGTGACACGGCGCTGAACATCGCTGCGAGAATCGGGAACCGGAGCATCATCTCACAACTGCTCGAGGTTGGGGCCGACCCCAACATTGCAAACCGCGTTGGCCTTCGGCCGCTTGACTTTGGCATCGGCGGTGACAATACGGAGGAGCAGACGAacggggaggggccggcTGAGAAGAACGGCGCCCCGGGCTCCAGCCAGCGGACCCGAGA from Purpureocillium takamizusanense chromosome 6, complete sequence encodes:
- the SWI6 gene encoding transcriptional regulator swi6 (COG:S~EggNog:ENOG503NV0N) produces the protein MPSASQSSQQSFTMSQQSQPRHSASFHQGYNGPAEAPQIYSASYSGVDVYEMEVNNVAVMRRRHDSWLNATQILKVAGVDKGKRTKILEKEIQTGEHEKVQGGYGKYQGTWIKFERGVEVCRQYGVEEMLRPLLTYDMGQDGGVAGRGDFNTPTKEQAMAAQRKRLYNSSVDGRPNGLSGTFFKNISSTASHAVAAISKARFDSPGPRSRNGPTRAPSFSRQPSMQNGDEFPGNSQQSYASDYGQGVDSAYSTQQQNNENGAAPDNEPPRKRQRVTMTPADMFGGSYNQNVEAYAATFPGSPTEPNESFIYTQSAVHDRTPNEDGNGSLPPLPYEMSPDIETKRSMLMGLFMDSSASDTSKHDMLQTFTPHELDMPIDPQSHTALHWAATLARMPLLRALIAAGASPYRVNASGETALMRACLVTNSMDHGSFPDLLEVLGSTIEARDHKGRTVLHHIAVTSAVKGRNAASRYYLESLLEWVVRQGSVPSSQNPQANGNPPSSSQSAAPKMGIARFMTEIVNAQDSSGDTALNIAARIGNRSIISQLLEVGADPNIANRVGLRPLDFGIGGDNTEEQTNGEGPAEKNGAPGSSQRTRESSDEIIASITHLLNETGATFQQEMKSKQASLDALHATLRTTSTQLGEARRNIEHLTATVKKQQLARQKVANLAHAREDEQLRLMNEQNHSSQPNPSSSWETELSAMLEAADESAAGGGVEGMLPSASVLRARIRALEGRRDFTRKMVQALQLRSRDVEVKYRRVVALCTGVQEAEVDAVVDNLLKAVESEREELDIGRVRRFLGGVEGVVH